In Ipomoea triloba cultivar NCNSP0323 chromosome 15, ASM357664v1, one genomic interval encodes:
- the LOC116007279 gene encoding uncharacterized protein LOC116007279 isoform X2 has translation MASTEGLVPITRAFLASYYDKHQFPPLSDDVSRLCDEIRSVARDLLQGRTLSEGESLLVREAESTPPHKIDENMWKNREQIEEILFLLKRSNWPTMLQQSTAQDAELGAVLLRLKEKFESALKLLVTFQARNSEHVFNTVMTYLPQDFRGTLIRQQKERSERNKQAAVEALINSGGSIREQYALLWNQQMERRKQLAQLGSATGVYKTLVKYLVGVPQVLLDFVRQINDDEGPMEEQRHRYGPPLYSLTKMALNIRLYLSLLWRHLEAGKLQGNQIPILEKAVDVYASELERFIKFIGNVFVNAPFFITAEDAGAIEASKNEEYQEVSVAAGKTHEVSLTVEDINSYIAWDFSLIQGRLNLDIGFSLEYEDSSGKKTPILPYKRYESDQGNFCACIAGNYKLVWDNSYSSFFSKVLRYKVDCIPPVVESSASANQVEG, from the exons CCGATGACGTCTCTCGTCTGTGCGATGAAATTCGGTCCGTGGCCCGTGATCTGCTGCAGGGGCGTACTTTGAGCGAAG GAGAAAGTTTATTGGTGCGCGAAGCAGAAAGTACACCACCCCACAAAATTGATGAGAACATGTGGAAAAACCGGGAACAGATTGAAGAAATACTTTTCTTGTTGAAAAGATCCAATTGGCCTACAATG CTTCAGCAATCAACAGCTCAAGATGCTGAACTTGGTGCTGTCCTCTTGCggttaaaagaaaaatttgaaagtGCATTGAAACTATTGGTAACTTTCCAAGCCAGGAATTCTGAACATGTATTCAATACAG TTATGACTTACCTGCCTCAAGACTTCCGTGGTACACTAATTAGACAACAGAAAGAGCGTTCTGAGAGAAATAAGCAGGCTGCAGTCGAAGCTTTAATTAACTCTGGTGGAAGTATACGTGAACAATATGCTCTATTATGGAATCAACAGATGGAACG ACGGAAGCAATTAGCTCAGCTGGGTTCTGCAACGGGTGTTTATAAGACGCTGGTGAAATATTTAGTTGGAGTACCACAA GTGTTGCTGGATTTTGTTCGACAGATAAATGATGATGAAGG GCCAATGGAAGAGCAGCGACATCGTTATGGTCCACCTTTGTACAGCCTTACCAAAATGGCACTCAACATTCGACTTTATCTATCTCTGCTATGGCGGCACCTTGAAGCGGGAAAACT ACAAGGGAATCAAATACCTATTCTGGAAAAAGCAGTAGATGTCTATGCATCTGAGTTAGAAAGGTTCATCAAATTTATTGG TAATGTATTTGTAAATGCTCCATTTTTTATTACCGCTGAGGATGCTGGTGCAATAGAGGCCAG TAAAAATGAAGAATACCAGGAAGTAAGTGTTGCAGCAGGAAAAACACATGAG GTTTCATTGACGGTTGAAGACATAAATTCTTATATTGCTTGGGATTTCTCATTGATCCAAGGGAGACTGAATTTG GATATTGGTTTTAGCTTGGAGTATGAAGATTCTTCTGGAAAGAAGACG CCAATCTTACCTTACAAACGCTATGAATCTGATCAA GGCAACTTCTGCGCATGCATTGCTGGAAATTACAAACTCGTATGGGACAATTCTTATTCATCATTTTTCAGCAAG GTCCTGCGTTACAAGGTGGACTGTATACCTCCAGTTGTGGAGTCATCGGCTTCGGCTAATCAAGTAGAAGGATGA
- the LOC116007279 gene encoding uncharacterized protein LOC116007279 isoform X1 yields MASTEGLVPITRAFLASYYDKHQFPPLSDDVSRLCDEIRSVARDLLQGRTLSEGESLLVREAESTPPHKIDENMWKNREQIEEILFLLKRSNWPTMLQQSTAQDAELGAVLLRLKEKFESALKLLVTFQARNSEHVFNTVMTYLPQDFRGTLIRQQKERSERNKQAAVEALINSGGSIREQYALLWNQQMERRKQLAQLGSATGVYKTLVKYLVGVPQVLLDFVRQINDDEGPMEEQRHRYGPPLYSLTKMALNIRLYLSLLWRHLEAGKLQGNQIPILEKAVDVYASELERFIKFIGNVFVNAPFFITAEDAGAIEASKNEEYQEVSVAAGKTHEVSLTVEDINSYIAWDFSLIQGRLNLQDIGFSLEYEDSSGKKTPILPYKRYESDQGNFCACIAGNYKLVWDNSYSSFFSKVLRYKVDCIPPVVESSASANQVEG; encoded by the exons CCGATGACGTCTCTCGTCTGTGCGATGAAATTCGGTCCGTGGCCCGTGATCTGCTGCAGGGGCGTACTTTGAGCGAAG GAGAAAGTTTATTGGTGCGCGAAGCAGAAAGTACACCACCCCACAAAATTGATGAGAACATGTGGAAAAACCGGGAACAGATTGAAGAAATACTTTTCTTGTTGAAAAGATCCAATTGGCCTACAATG CTTCAGCAATCAACAGCTCAAGATGCTGAACTTGGTGCTGTCCTCTTGCggttaaaagaaaaatttgaaagtGCATTGAAACTATTGGTAACTTTCCAAGCCAGGAATTCTGAACATGTATTCAATACAG TTATGACTTACCTGCCTCAAGACTTCCGTGGTACACTAATTAGACAACAGAAAGAGCGTTCTGAGAGAAATAAGCAGGCTGCAGTCGAAGCTTTAATTAACTCTGGTGGAAGTATACGTGAACAATATGCTCTATTATGGAATCAACAGATGGAACG ACGGAAGCAATTAGCTCAGCTGGGTTCTGCAACGGGTGTTTATAAGACGCTGGTGAAATATTTAGTTGGAGTACCACAA GTGTTGCTGGATTTTGTTCGACAGATAAATGATGATGAAGG GCCAATGGAAGAGCAGCGACATCGTTATGGTCCACCTTTGTACAGCCTTACCAAAATGGCACTCAACATTCGACTTTATCTATCTCTGCTATGGCGGCACCTTGAAGCGGGAAAACT ACAAGGGAATCAAATACCTATTCTGGAAAAAGCAGTAGATGTCTATGCATCTGAGTTAGAAAGGTTCATCAAATTTATTGG TAATGTATTTGTAAATGCTCCATTTTTTATTACCGCTGAGGATGCTGGTGCAATAGAGGCCAG TAAAAATGAAGAATACCAGGAAGTAAGTGTTGCAGCAGGAAAAACACATGAG GTTTCATTGACGGTTGAAGACATAAATTCTTATATTGCTTGGGATTTCTCATTGATCCAAGGGAGACTGAATTTG CAGGATATTGGTTTTAGCTTGGAGTATGAAGATTCTTCTGGAAAGAAGACG CCAATCTTACCTTACAAACGCTATGAATCTGATCAA GGCAACTTCTGCGCATGCATTGCTGGAAATTACAAACTCGTATGGGACAATTCTTATTCATCATTTTTCAGCAAG GTCCTGCGTTACAAGGTGGACTGTATACCTCCAGTTGTGGAGTCATCGGCTTCGGCTAATCAAGTAGAAGGATGA